The genomic DNA AtggtgaaatattgaaaaaatatacatacatgtatacagatAGATCTGACAAGTATATATTCAACACGTGTAAAGTTAAGAGTTAATAAAGTCATTTTAGGGTATAAAgacatttttgcatttttttccaaattcctaTTAATATGTATAGACTTCTGGATAcggtaaatattatttttacaattagtattattattgacaGAAAAGGATCGGTAAATCTcttgtacaaaaattatattatatttcacagAATAATTATAGATACATGAAACTATACTGATGTATTTacttaattgaatttattaataatattaacataaGTTATAAAGTATTGCTGTATAAGTATAGAATTATTTTGATAGAACCttgatgcaaaaaattatacttccgGTCGGTCCAAATAGCAATTTCTCTTTACTGAATATTATATGAAGACGTTGTAGCACTGGATAATTACTGTCGCAAATGTGAAATTTCTTATAActtgaaaagtttcaagtCAATGCAGCTATCATCATCAACAATTCTTTGACCAAATAAATCAATATCACCATAATTTTAATGAAGCCCCATATGGCTGTTTTATTTGGTGATTCGCAATGTGTTATGGTGATGTCTGAAAGATTCTTAATTGCACACgattcaaaatcaaatcacTATTTACTAcgggtatataatattatttaaacaaatagATTGCGCATCAGTTTTACATATCAGAAATACTTCCGATTGGTTAATTGAAACAGTAATGAACGTccggaataattttattcaaacagcCGCTCTTCCAGCCATTCCAGGCGTAGAATTTATGtcttctataaatttttttagcgCATCGAACGTCATCGGATATGTCGTCGTCGATTAAATCTGTgatcataataatttatcagtGCAGATCAATGTGGACCTGAATAATAGCAGAGTATTACTAATTCGACTTGTGTGCGAAGCCTAAATAGTTGGCAAACGGAAGAATGAGACgtgcataaattttcaaatgaaaacatCAAAAGTGCAAAACTtgttgcaaccatacttcgcAGTTATAATTCTAAACAATGCACCTATACCTCACCTTCACATTTTATGTGGCAATCACCCCCTGCCACACCCAATGAACACCAAAGATTTCCGTTAATCtgtaatttgatgaaaaattttttttttatcgatttggCCGATTTCGATAAACTTTGCGGAGCAGTTCATcaacttttttatattcttactTGAAATAATCCGTAATCGTAGCTGCCATCCTTCGCATTCGGTCCGCCAATAGCTGATGTATCTCTCATGCTTTCCTTTTCCACCAAGCAAACCCCTGTTtaattcatattatttttaataatctcacgctattcgatttttttattattacacacaATATGGAATTTACTCTACAATTAACCATGGCAACTTTTTGGTGCCAGAAACTTACCAtccgaaattttctttaaatcgcTGTTATTATTCTTAAAATATCAAGGATACAGATAAATACGTGACAGAAATTCACGTTCAATACCGTTACATAATTATACGGCAGCCATAGGTACTCACagtcattcattttttgtcgATCTAAGCCTTGTCTGTCTAGTTCTAACGCTAATTCACACCGCGTAAATGTTTTTCCTGTACAGTCAGAGACAGTGACGAGAAGTAAAGCAAATACAACTAATGAAGTTTTCATCATGTCTAAGCTTATTTAGGCAACTGTAGTGTAAATGATTCAAGAGCGTATTTTAAACTGACGTAATATTtcgtcgcgctgttgcttttATGCCTGCGTACTTATTATATATGCGAATATAAGCCAAGATTGataattaagaataacaagatTGCCGTACGtcgcaaataaaaaatactttgccGGAGTTAACCCTCGCTTGATTAGTTTCATGAATTTAATAATGTTTCAATCCCGTGCACTTATCATTTGCGGCGATAAAAGTTCTGAAGACTTGGGGACTTCCCCGTGTCCATTTATCTCATGCTGATTGTAAATCCCCGTCTTGGTAGTCTCGGCAGTACCAATTAACCCCTGTGCAGGGTCACGACAAAATGatatttgtatttgtattttaGCAAAAATCTATTCTTACGTGTTTTCTTCTTGCTGAATGGATTTGAACACACATGATTTTTGCAATATTCACCTTCGTGGCAAGCATATTTCTACTTTCCTTAATTTCTAGAGACTTGGTGTATTCAGAACTAATATTGAATTCTGAGAGGCGAGAAACAGTGATAGAGTTTATGTTCATTTATAACAAAGCAGTTTCCATCAGCTTTCGTTTTCGAATAATCGTTTGGGCTGAAGGAAATGGTGGTGATAATTGACACAATAATTGATCGATTATAGGGAAAACGCTGCAAAAGTTTATATGAGGCATGATGTAGACAAGcgtcacatttttttgtagCCATCCATTCCGAATTATACACTCGCATTTTATTTCACCACACTAAAATGAAACATACTTCGGTTTATGAGAAACAATTGGCaaataattgtttcttttATCATTTTGTAAGTATGTGCAATGCAAGTGCAGTACTAATCTCTGAAAGTCAATTTCAGAATAAGTTCAGTTGCGAGCTTTCAAACTAAAATTGACATGGAAATTTACAAATTGAGAGGAGATACGAgagtaaaaattatgaatattctCTCGGTGAAccaaaaatacaaacttttgaattttattgttaaACGGTCAACATTTTAACATGCAACGTAGAAATTGTATTCAAAATATCATGAACAATACGAGTATGACTACAATACGTTACCATCACTGGCATATATGTACCGACAGGTATTTATCTATATTTGCAccgcaaaataaaaacaatgagtagtaaaaatttaacgaaaattatatattaatttcaCACGGGATGTATCTAGTCTTCGTTGAATTCTATACCCTCTTCAACCTCTTCGTCATCCACGAACACCGACTCCTCCGCGGAGACTTCTTGGTACTGCTGATATTCCGAAACCATGTCATTCATATTTGACTCTGCCTCTGTAAACTCCATCTCGTCCATACCTTCTCCGGTGTACCTGGAATGATGAAAATCAGTCATGTAAAATCATTGCGAGGGACGATACAGGCCTGCAGTTGGCACGTGCGCTGTAAACTCACCAATGTAAAAATGCTTTGCGTCGGAACATGGAAGTGAACTGTTCAGAGATGCGTTTGAAGAGTTCCTGAATCGCAGTGGTGTTCCCGAGAAAAGTACCCGACATTTTCATGCCACAAGGAGGTATGTCGCAGACGGCTGTTTTTATGTTGTGCGGAATCCAATCCACGAAATACGAGCTGTTCTTATTTTGTATGTTTGTCATTTGTTGGTCGACGTCCTTCATCGACATTTTTCCACGGAAGATAGCCGCCACTGTGAGATATCTACCGTGGCGAGGATCGCAAGCTGCCATCATGTTCTTCGCGTCGAACATCTTTCACGTCATCCGAAAATGTACCCAAGGTTGAGtatagtaaaatttcaaacatttataACTGGCTGAATACTTGATTAGCATTGTATAATTTGTCTAATTCAAATGGAGATATCCTCACCTGCTGCGTCAACTCGGGCACAGTGAGAGCTTGGTACTGTAGACTGTTTCGCGCAACCAACGGAGCAAATCCTGGAACGAAGAAGTGCAGCCTGGGAAACGGTACCATGTTAACAGCCAGCTTTCGAAGATCAGCATTCAACTGTCCTGGAAATCTTAGACTGGTGGTAATTCCTACAAACATGTGCGAAACTTGACAATTATACACATCGAACAGTTATAGTTCTAAAGAAACATTGAACGCCATGATTTGTCAGTACTATAATTATTGTACCGTCAGTTGCTACAGTATAGCTTACGCACCAGACATTGTTAGGGATACAAGGTGGTTCAGGTCGCTGTAGGTGGGCGAAGGTAACTTCAACGTCCTGAAGCAAATATCATATAGTGCTTCGTTATCGATGCAGAATGTTTCATCCGTATTTTCCACAAGCTGGTGAACGGATAAAGTGGCATTGTATGGCTCGACTACAGTGTCCGACACTTTTGGACTTGGTACTACGCTGAAGGACGTCATGatcctgttgaaaaaaataccataAAGATGTTTATAATCATATCAACTTCCACAGTGACATATTTATCGAGAAAATTCGATCAGTTTTAGGGAAGTATGTACCTGTCGGGAAAGTCTTCGCGGACCTTCGACATTATGAGGGTCCCCATTCCGGACCCGGTTCCTCCCCCCAAGGAATGACACAGTTGAAAGCCTTGGAGGCTGTCGCATCCTTCAGCTTCCTGTATTTCAAGGTAAGTTTCAATATTATGATCATCACCCACTTGAGTGTTGCTCaggcaataatttttctacctTTCTTAGGACGTCTAGAACCGATTCAACCAGCTCCGCCCCTTCTGTGTAGTGACCTTTAGCCCAGTTGTTACCGGCACCACTTTGCCCGAAGACGAAGTTGtctggccgaaaaatttttccaaattcgcCCGATCGCACCGAGTCCATGGTTCCAGGTTCCAGGTCGACTTGAATCGACCTGGGAACATATGTGCTCCTTGCAGCTTCGTTATAGTACACGCTAATCCTATCCAATTGCAGATCTCGCGTGGTACCGACATATTTTCCTGTCGGATCTATTCCGTGCTCGTTCGAAATCATGTGCCAAAACTACACACagtttggaaaaaagtaaaaatagagTATATGCTGCATGCATCCAATTAAAGTCTCGTCACTTTTATCGGAATCTTACTGAGGTACGAATCTTGTATATAACGCATTGCAGCCATTTTGGCCTGCAGAAGTTGATCTGAGACTAAATTTTTCGCACGTTTCTTATAATTCGTATTATCCAAATGACAAAAACCCTTAGAATTAAAGAGACTTACTCGTGCACCAATTTGATTGCCGCACTGGCCCACCTGGACGTGAACAATTTCTCTCATGTTTAGTCAATTTGGCGATGGTACTTCGAACGGCTTTCGTTACTAACTGATACCAGACTGAATTCAAACCGTCACAAAAGTGAGTTGAGTTTTTGTCACTACAAGACACCTGCTGTCATTATTGGTCACTTACCTCTCATGTACCTAGTACAGGACCGTCTAATAATTATTCTCACCAGCGTGAATAGGGTTCCTTATAATGGTTATgtaactgaaattttcaatcaattgcTCAATATTGTATATCACattcttttaaaatttgtaGCTTGAATACAAGGAATTCGTCTATCCGATAATTCTTTATTCATCAGGAAGAACGGGACAAAATACCTAGAACGTAGGAACATGTAATAGTCCGTCCCTGTGGCACGGATTATATTTGCTCGAAGAGGTTGTCGTTATTGAAACCAATCAAAACATTGGGCGATGCGGGTAATACAGTAATACATCTATAGGTATGTTGATACAGAAACTATGAACGCTGCCATTTTTATatcatataaaatatgtacTAAACGAGTAGTTGAGGTCATTTTTGTAAGgccatgaattttcaaataattctgtaTTCATACAGATTCAAATGTTCAATTCAAACTTGAGGCAACTGTGAGATGTGtggattaattgtttttttttggtcctCAAGTTTTAACGCATAGTATAGTCACACGTTATACGATCGGCGATTCAAAGAGCTTCCCAAAAACAGGGGCATTTCTTGCGAGTATTAAGGTATCGTAAGGTATCAATTGCCCCTTGTTTCGGAAAAATCCGCGCAGCTATttctaaatgaaatttttttgtaggtGCTGTAATAAATGTAAACTAAGTTAGCACATTGGGCTCATCTCTAGTAataattctttatttattattttcaacagcAACAATACCTTAATCTTATTATTGAAAACGAGTGGTAACTCCCGAAAACGCCTGGATACTTTGGTAGGCTGCAACCAGCCATGCACACATACTTGCCAGGGATTTATTTAATGTTGGTCAATGCCAATTGTAATTCTACCTTATCGACATTTCGGTAATTCCGTAAAACATTGTTGATCCACAGACTTAGATTTTAAATGGTACCCTGGGGATAAAATTACCAATTACCAGCAACGTTTTAGATcataaaattgtaatatttatacctTACCCATACAGTAAAACTAGCTCCTTAGTACGCTTACGCCAGTGACCAGTAAGGCGTCGGCCGACGAACAGCTACGCGCTGAAAAGTAGTTCAAAATTATTCGCGATATTTACAAAGGTTGTTAAGGTAACAAAGAGTGAGAAATaaactcgaatttttttaaatagtcatgaaaaaataatctagaGTTCACAAGTCACGCTTATATTCGAAAACATAGTGTAAAAGAACGGAATGCAATAAGTAGCGGTGCTCGGAACTAGCCGACATTCATTGTGCCATCGCTAAAGGGGGGAGAGGAAGACGCGACAAGGCACGGTCAGAAGACAAATGATCACCGCCATTTTGCTGTGCGTCTGTTGAGTGGAGTGCGTTTAGTTAACGcggataattttattaattatttgtcaGTTATTTGCGGTTTTCTGCAGCGTTGATGATTGGGATTCCGCGTGACGACCGGCACAAAATAACGGTTAAAATCCGAAATAATATGAAACGGAGCTCGAGTCG from Diprion similis isolate iyDipSimi1 chromosome 2, iyDipSimi1.1, whole genome shotgun sequence includes the following:
- the LOC124416090 gene encoding tubulin beta chain-like, encoding MREIVHVQVGQCGNQIGARFWHMISNEHGIDPTGKYVGTTRDLQLDRISVYYNEAARSTYVPRSIQVDLEPGTMDSVRSGEFGKIFRPDNFVFGQSGAGNNWAKGHYTEGAELVESVLDVLRKEAEGCDSLQGFQLCHSLGGGTGSGMGTLIMSKVREDFPDRIMTSFSVVPSPKVSDTVVEPYNATLSVHQLVENTDETFCIDNEALYDICFRTLKLPSPTYSDLNHLVSLTMSGITTSLRFPGQLNADLRKLAVNMVPFPRLHFFVPGFAPLVARNSLQYQALTVPELTQQMFDAKNMMAACDPRHGRYLTVAAIFRGKMSMKDVDQQMTNIQNKNSSYFVDWIPHNIKTAVCDIPPCGMKMSGTFLGNTTAIQELFKRISEQFTSMFRRKAFLHWYTGEGMDEMEFTEAESNMNDMVSEYQQYQEVSAEESVFVDDEEVEEGIEFNED
- the LOC124416092 gene encoding lysozyme-like → MMKTSLVVFALLLVTVSDCTGKTFTRCELALELDRQGLDRQKMNDWVCLVEKESMRDTSAIGGPNAKDGSYDYGLFQINGNLWCSLGVAGGDCHIKCEDLIDDDISDDVRCAKKIYRRHKFYAWNGWKSGCLNKIIPDVHYCFN